Part of the Triticum aestivum cultivar Chinese Spring chromosome 4D, IWGSC CS RefSeq v2.1, whole genome shotgun sequence genome is shown below.
tgactgttacatgatgaaccgcatccggcataattctccatcaccgatccattgcctatgagctttccatatattgttcttcgcttatttactttttcgttgctattgttacaatcactacaaaataccaaaaacattagttttgctatcgttaccttttgctaccattaccactactatcatattactttgctactaaacactttgttgcagatattaagtttccaggtgtggttgaattgacaactcagctgctaatacttgagaatattctttggctccccttgtgtcgaatcaataaatttgggttgaatactctaccctcgaaaactgttgtgatcccctatacttgtgggttatcagagtttGGGGGACTTGGAGTCCCGCCTGAAGAGAGAGTATCCGGCTCGAGTGGTTCGGAGACCCGAACATATTTGGTTCTCAACATAGGGGGAGAAGTGTCCTCGGCTCGTTCCTCAACGACCGCTACCAGGTGGGTGATCGACGGGCGATGAATCTCCCTCTCGTCAGGCTTAAGACCGATCCGACCATAGTCTGTTGaaacccccagggcggcgatgcggtctagcagctcgtttaaggatgagacgtctgccggatccatcttttcggagtatTCGAGACCGATGCGAAGACGGTGTTCTGCGGTCATAAGGGGTGCTGTAGGCTTGACGGCCGTACGGGCGCCTACGAtgaaaccgccgagctggagggTCCGCCCAGAAGTCAGGCTCCTTCCAGAGGTAATGTTGTCgttgatgactaggcgagccataTATCGCTTTATCGGGACTACACaacagagctctcaatgaaagcaccaatctcagtgtcaaaaccggcaaatctcgggtaggggggcccaagctgtgtgtctaaggatcgatggtaacaatggacaaagggacacaacgtttacccaggttcgggccctcttaaaggaggtaaaaccctacgtcctgcttgattgtattcgatgagtataggggttacaagagttgatctacctcgagatcgtaatggctaaaccctagcttctctagcctatgaatattatgatcatagcctctacggactaaaccctccggtttatatacacaccgtaggggcctagggtttgtacaaagtcggttcacaagggaaggaaacaatacatcCGGACTCTAATCTTGCCGTCCATGCACACAGGAGTCCTACCCGAACACGGAGTGATGGCCCTAATAAGCTTTATCCTCACGACCCATTCAGTCCGGCCCGCATCCACgagccggacacctgaggacccccaaaaccaggactccctcaactacaacatggggtactatcttgtcgatggtatctatcctcagtgggcggcgtttgtgaagaccatatccgagCCGCGTGGCAATAAACAGAGacactttgcaacaatgcaggaagcggctaggaaggaggtggagagggcatttggtgtgcttcaagctcgttggggaattgtgcgaaacgctgcaatgatgtgggaatcgGAAACTTTGTGGTagctgatgacatgttgtgttattctgcacaatatgattgtcgaggatgatGGTGTTGCCCAAACCCATGATTTCGAAGCACCCGGAGAACAAGTTAAAATCTTGGAAGATCATGATGCGACTCAGCTTATGCACTTTCTGCAgatgggggtatatataggcaaatttgtagtcccggttggtgtctaaAACCGGGACTGAAgacagacctttagtcccggttagagaCACCAACCGAGACTACAGGGTGTCGCTCCTGGCACAACCCATTTAGTCCTAGTTGGTGTCTCCAACCGGCACTAAGGGTCCCAATCGAACCGGGACTGGTGCCTGCCGAGCCCCGTCCGGcgtcctagccgctcgaaccgggactaatgctcacattagtcccagttcgtaaCACGACCGGGACTATTGCTCCTATCCTGCtagaaccaaagccctgttttctactagtgccccacACCCCAGAAGCTACATATAGAAGTTTGTCATTAGAAGCATTAAGAATAGTAGGGATGGCAGACTCACCATGCTAATCTTTGTTagctggtctctctctctctctctctctctctctctctctctctctctctggcaggGCTTCACTATTCTGGTCTTGTTTCCCCTTCAATCTTCCACATCTCCTGAGCAGCTCAGAATCCTTGACTTCCTCGAGCTCTCCTCTCTTAGCTTTTTCAATTTTTATCTCAAAGAACTCCTGGATAACTATATAGTCCACCAAGACCAACCCCCTCTCGTTCTTTTTGTTCCATATCTTCCTCCTCGGTTCCCTTACCCACCTCATCTTCCTCATTTTCATTTTACTCTCCCATATCTTCCTCTATCTCCTCATCCAGCACCTTGTTGTCAGTTTGTGATCCAACCAAATCAGGCTTATCCATAGCAGGCATCAACCTCAAATTCTGCTGCAGTAACCGATGTTGTCCCTTAACTTCTTTTTCCAAACTAATTTCCATTATTTCCATCTCTTTTCGTTTTCCTCTTCCAAAACCAACTGAGCTACTTCTATGGAAGCATGTTCCTCAGCCAGACGCAGTTTGATGAGTAAGATAGCCCCCCTAGTCATGTGAATTTTCACTTTCTTTCCCGCGGCTACAATCTCCAGAATTCTTTTTCTGTAACTCAATTGTTTTCACCACACTTTCAATTTCCTGCAGAGACAAACTACCTAGAGTGATATTAGTTCTATATTTCTCATAGGTTCTACTTATTCATTCCTAGTAACTCAGGCTCCTTCGCATCCCTTGTATCTTCTAGATTAGTGTAATCAAACACCTTTCTTTTGTTACCATCATCTTCATACCACCCTTGCTCAGCCACTGATTCTACTTTGAAATCAATATCATATAACATGAGTTCTTTGGTAGTAATCTCAGTTCTAGAGGATATTTTGCTCACATCTCTTATTCCACACTTtatccttatcttttctttgtCGTGTAACGTCTCCACATCCACCTCCACCACATGTCCTAAAGATGACCCAGTTTCACATGCTCCAAGAAAATGCCTCAGGGTGTCAGGTACCCCTGTCATATGCATCCCATACAAAAGTTGCATGGTTTAATGGCATAACATCGACACACATGGCTCCGGCATCCTCACTACCAAGTGTGTCGCCGAGAAGTATGTCGTCGGGCAGTCCTTTCGACCCCATTGTGGCACCCTCTACCGAACAATGACAGAGGCAATCCCCTAGCATGCATCGACGTCAGCAATAGTCAGTGCATGGAGCCATGGCAGTGCACGGCTCGTCGGGATAAGAAGTGAGGAGGAGAGAGATAATGACACCCAAAAAAAATTCACGGCCCAAAAAGGAGCACTGACATGGCAAGTGGGATACTAGAAAACCGGTGACATGTCAGTGGGTTttccctcctttctggttttgGACGATTCGTGTTCGATATCAGAACATGAGGGACCAAATGTATGTAGCCGAAAAAAGGATAAGGGAGCAAATGTTAACTTCTTGTAAATTCGAGGGGCCAGAAATATACTTTTCTCTTCAACAATTATGTAGTTTCCGCGTCTTAAGATTAATTTCCAAAGAGCAAGTTGTTTTGTTCTTCTTCCGGCGAAAAAGGTATGGATTGGTTAAATGGATCGCATGCACTAGAGAGCAAGTGGGTCTAGGAATTCATGATTTTGACATGAAGAATGTTGCCTTACTTAGGAAGTATAGTTGTTTAAGCTCCTTGTTACAATTGATGGAGTATATATTCCCGTGCCTTGCCGGGGGCCAAAAATCGGGCTGGCCCAGCAAGCAGGGCCCATATGGCCATGTATATTCTAATTTTGACTAGTTTAGATAAGGCCCATAAGTTCAAGGACTTGAAAACTCCAGCACAAGCCTTCAACATGGCCCATGATTCCTGGCGTGGGCTTTGCCCAGAAGAGTCGAGACGGTTGGCTTCCCTCTCCACGAAGGAAGAGAAGTTTGGGTATTGTAATTGATAGAGCGAAAGAAGCCACATGAAGTATGATGCCTTCTTAAACCCTAGCAGCTATGGTAATTAGCAAAGATGATTAGAGGCTTTTTGCAGGAGGTGTGCATGTGGTGTGGTACGGCCAGCCTGCGAATAAGACCCAATTCTTTTGCCAGAATCTGCCAGAATCCGACCCATACCCAGATCGGTCTTGGGGCTTGACTCGAGGGATGGGCCTTGCACGCTGGCGGGTCGAAGGCCCTTTTATTCCCCCGTGCCTTGTTCACCATGGGCcttgaggccatggtttccggcgTGGGCTGGCACAGAGTCCAGAGTCCAGacgctttggctttggctttgggtTTGGCCCCCTCTCCACGAACCAACCGGCGACTTGTTTGCGGTCCGTCAGCAGCTCCGTCCGTCCGTCCCCAAACCGAAACCCTCCTCTCCTCCACTTTCTTTCGTGCATCCCAcgcccacctccgccgccgccgccgccgctgccgccatggCCGATCCGCGGCTCTACCCGTCGGGATCCGCCCCTCACCGCGACGAATCCACCACCGACGGCTCCGGCCGGCGGCTCTACGACCCGTACCAGGACCTCAACATCCCCACCGCCTACAAGAACCTCTACGACCTCCCCACCTCCCCCGAGTTCCTCTTCCAGGAGGAGGCCCTCCTCCAGCGCCGCTCCTGGGGAGAGAACCTCACCTACTACACCGGGGTCGGCTACCTCTCCGGCGCAGTCGCGGGAGCCGCCGTCGGCCTACGCGAGGCCGCACACGCCGCCGAGCGCGGCGACACCGCCAAGATCCGCGCCAACCGCGTCCTCAACTCGTGCGGCTCCGCCGGACGCCGCGTCGGCAACAGGCTCGGCGTCATCGGCCTCCTCTACGCCGGCATGGAGAGCGGCATGGTCACAGCCAGGGACGGCCAGGACGACTGGATCAACAGCGTCGTCGCCGGCCTCGGCACCGGCGCGCTCTTCCGGGCCGCCCAGGGCCCCAGGTCCGCCGCGGTCGCCGGCGCCGTCGGTGgggtcctcgccgccgccgccatggccgccaagCAGGCAGCCAAGAGATACGCGCCCGCCttctgattgattgattgattcatGCCCTCCTCCTGCCGGCCGGTATTATTAATCTTAATcaatcgctcgctcgctcgctgctCCTGTCTGTCATCAATCGAATCAATTGGCCAAGGATGTAGTACTAGTTTCTTCGTTTATTGCTGTCAGAGTTAATTATTTGAGAAGGGTCATCTTCTCGACATTATTATGATATGTTATAAGTGTTATGCTATATGAAAACAACGATGCCATCGGTATCATCTGATCAGCAAATTTTTGACATGCCTTGTTGCAATGTAACATCATCTTCTTTCTTCATCACTACTTAGTTAGCGACCTAGATTGTCGTGGGTGTCAGACTCAataatatgtgtgtgtgtgggggggggggggggggggcttacatTATGCTGGAGAGTCCAGGAAATCGTGGAATGTAATGTTCATTGcatggtactccctctgtttctaaatacaagtctttttagagatttcaatatgggatgtaatgttcattatattcactcattttgcaccgtatgtagtccatattgaaatctctaaaaagacttgcaTTTAGCAATTATCGTGGTGCTTGCTTTGCTTCATGTCTGATGAAATATTTTGCCGCAGAATGGCAGGTTAATTGGGTATTTCTCTTATCTTTCTGCTGATGTTATTGTTCTTGAATGCCACACTGCTATTTCAATTAACTAGACTTGATGAAAAAGTTGAGCTTTTTGCATTCTACTACTCACAGTGCGTTCTACTTGTGTCCTTTTCTCATCTTTCTGCAGATGTTATTGTTACGGAACGCTATACGGCTATTTTAAGTAACTAGAGTTGATGAGAAACTTGAGCCTTTTTGCATTCTGATAGTTTAACAACAATGCATTGCTAACTCACAATGGAATGCTCTACTGTTATTTCGAATAACTTGAATACATTGCATCCTGCTATTGAAGAATGCATTTGGATCACCGTTATTTTTGCACTTGTCCATATATGCTTTATCCGTTGATGATATTCTTGCCTATTTCTATCCTGGCAGCTTGCTAGTGCTGGCATATGCATCCTAGTGTACTACTTCTTCACATGTAGGACGTTTTTGCAGATTGGTGTACATTGGCACTCTTCAGGTTCTATTTTAGTGTGTGTGTTCACTCAATTTAGGTCTGTATGCTGTCCATAATAAAATATCAAAAACAtgttatatttatgaacggagggagtagatgaatTGGGTATTTCTCTGATTTTTCTGCCAATTATATTGTTACGGAACGCTATACTGCTATTTTGAATAACTTCAGTTGATGAAAAAGCTGAGCTTTTTGCATGCTAGTATTGCACTGTGCATTCTACTTGGGTGCCTTTCTGATCCTTCCGCATATGTTATTACTACAGAGTGCTGTACTGCTAATTCTGATGACTAGAGTTGATGAGAAACTTGAGCCTTTTTGCATTCTGATAATTTAACAACAATGCATCGCTACTCACAATGGAATGCTCTAGTGTTGTTTCGAATAACTTGAATTCATCGGAAAGTTAAACTTATTGCATTCTGCTATTGAACCATGCATCTCATAGTTATGCTTGCACTTATCCCTATATCCTTTATACAGTTATGATATTCTTGCCTATTCCATTCGACCTAGCTTGTGGGTGTCAGACTCAATAATATGTTTGTGTGCGTTTACATTATGCTGGAGAGTCCAGGACATTGTGGAATGTAATGTTCATTGTAGAGTAATTTCGCTAGGTTATCTTGGTGCTTCCTTGGCCTCTCTTGTGGTGAAATATTTGGCCGCAGAATGATAGGTTAATTGGGCATTTCCCTCATCCTATTGCAGATGCTATTGTTACACAAGACTTGTTACTGCTATTATGAATAACAAGAGATGATGAAAAAGTTGGGCTTTTTGCATTCTATTCTAGGTCCTTTTTTGATCTTTCTGCACATGTTACCGTCACAGAATGCTCTACTGCTATTTCAAATAACTAGCGTTGATAAAAAAAAAGTTTGAGCTTTTTGCATTCTAGTATTGCACAATGCATTCTCCTTGGGTTCTTTTCTGATCCTTCTGTACATGTCATTGCTACAGAATGTTGTGCTGCTCATTCTGAGAAACTTGAGCTGtttgctttttggtatttttattttaACAATGTGTTGCTACTCACACTAGGATGATGTACTGTTATTTGGAATAACTTGAATTCATCAGAAAGTTGAGCTTATTGCATTCTGCTATCGAACAATGCATTGCTACTCACACTAGGATGCTGTATTGTTATTTGGAATAACTTGAATTCGTCAGAAAGTTGAGCTTATTGCATTCTGCTATCGAACAATGCATTTGAATCATGGTTATATTTGCACTTGTCCATAGATTCTTAATTCGGTTAAGATatattacctccgtcccaaaagGCTTGTCTCAGATttatctagatacagatgtatctagagtTCTAGACACTAaaacaagtaattcgggacggagggagtacttgcctaTTTCGATCCTGGCAGCTTGCTAGTGGTGGCATATGCATCCTAGTGCATATTGGCGCTCTTCCAGATTTTATTGTTACTGGATTGGTGTACAGCTTTCAAGTAACTTGATGAAAAATTTGAGCCTTTTCCATTCACTTCTTTCTTCAGATGTTAGCACTGGTATTTTGTACCGCTGTTTCCGTTATTAGTGGGGCAAAACTGATCGTTTTGCATTATTGAGTTATTTTGCTTTTCTCCATACATTCTTTATATATGATATTCTTGCCTATTTCAATCCTGGCATCTCACTAGTATCGGCATATGCATCCTGGTGTACAGTAATATCTACAGGAATGCTATATTGCTATTTCAAATAACTTGATGAAAACTTGAGTTGTTTGCGTTCAGTATTGCACAGTGCACTCAGATGTTATTATCACAGAAATTTTTGTGCTGCTGTTCCTATATTGATGAAAAGTTGAGCTTTGTGCATTTTGGTATTGCAAAGATAATAATACATGTGGGTCACAGCACAGGGTTGTTTATCATTTTTCCCTACTAGTAAGATGCGCACGGAACACCAGGATGCATTGATACAGGAGTAGTTTATTTGACAAAAAATGTGGAGGGTCCTCTCAACTATTAAAAAAATCCATATCTTATTCAGATATTCAGTTATGTTGCTGAGCTCATAAGTATCAGGGGTATAGTGAATACAAATGAAAATAGGCAAGCACGTTCAAGTGTTTTATCTGTATGCAAAATTCATGAAATGTAGCACACAGCTAGAACAGTCCAACATGTTTGTTTCTAAAACATTAAGACTTCATTGAATTTTATTGCAATTATTTGAGCTCAGGAGCCAAGTTCATATCTCATCTTCTTCTATTTCGGCAGTAATCGGGTAAATGATATAGAATTAAAGTCTAATGGGTAAGGACACTATTGTTGCTCTAGCCCCTTCCCTTCCCTATCTGGATCCTACTCCACGGCTGTAAGAAAACACAACTTTTCCTCAAAAAAGACTTTGCGCGACTTTCTCCAGTAAAAGCTTCACCTCTGTCATGTTTGCTCTGTAGTTGCACTTCAACGTCTCCTAACTCATACTCTTTGTATTGTAAAGAAAAAACTCCATGCTTCGTCAGCTCCTCCAGATACTTATAATTGTGCATCAAGCCTGTAACCTTTGCATGAATAATTACAACATATACAAAAATATAACATCTGTAATGATTGCCATATGTTGCATCTCTTTCCACATGGGATTTTCTCTCGACCTTGTGTTGCCTCCCCTGTGCACATGGTGTCCCATCTCACAATCGTAGATACATGTTGTGAATTAGTAACAATTCTTGTTTCACATATCAGATGGATATTACAAAGTTGCGACTTATTTCTACATTTCACTGTCAATTAGCACATCCAGGCACAAATCTTCTGCAAGTGGATGCTCATCATAAATTAACAACATACTTGAGTTGCGGGTTTGAACTTCTAACTGCAATTGCAAGCTAAAAATTGAATTGTATAGCAAACAGACCTTTTCTCGGCATACATCACATTTTCATGTATCCGTACAAATTCTGACTCAAGCTGTAGCTTGAACATTATCTTTGCAGGGCTCAGGCGGCTCCTGACCATCTACAGCTTGAAAGACTAATTCACAAGGAGGAAGACTGAAAGTACTTGTACTGATCTACACATATGTTTACAAGATTATATGGCGTATATTATCTCTGTTGCTGTCGATGTCGACATCAAGGTATGTGTTAGTAAAAAAGATCCTTTAGATGAGATCATGGCACCCTAGAGATAGGTGAACATATAGTCcaaaatcaagtactgaacaccCAGTATTTTCTGCAATTTGAGCTCAGTATTTGGATGTTTGGCTGGAACTACAACTTCTAGAATTGCTAAGCCGAACGACTAACAACATATCTGAATTGTCATTGTGAAACGCAATTTATTGAGCTTAGATATACAAACAAAT
Proteins encoded:
- the LOC123098947 gene encoding mitochondrial import inner membrane translocase subunit TIM23-1 — protein: MADPRLYPSGSAPHRDESTTDGSGRRLYDPYQDLNIPTAYKNLYDLPTSPEFLFQEEALLQRRSWGENLTYYTGVGYLSGAVAGAAVGLREAAHAAERGDTAKIRANRVLNSCGSAGRRVGNRLGVIGLLYAGMESGMVTARDGQDDWINSVVAGLGTGALFRAAQGPRSAAVAGAVGGVLAAAAMAAKQAAKRYAPAF